Proteins from a single region of Thermococcus alcaliphilus:
- a CDS encoding TrmB family transcriptional regulator, protein MESLLEKLKRFGFTKYEALTYITLLANGPLTARGISQLAQIPYNRTYDVLTSLKERGFVEELEGKTRTFVAVEPEIAFHRYSKSLRELIDEIKKFAEDMKVERKKYAIWRFSSPEEAILSLKNMMQDTKFEFTLLAPSDFISGIKDELEVLLNRGITVSIYTNEEVSIPTNGNLFVRRTNKTGHIIAMNDIREVLVSPSLVFNVGEELPSGFKSNFPEIIFSYYIYLRDIFEESTLISSVLKRNKEIKFAIYFHALQTIEQLFTEGVEFDAEVYTTSGETLKGKVLDFTSTKIINNLLLDTGKRKVLVGGPFSILEDYEEVGIILYPKNVQTSKERR, encoded by the coding sequence GTGGAAAGTCTGTTAGAAAAGTTAAAGAGGTTTGGATTCACAAAGTACGAAGCTTTAACATATATTACTCTCTTGGCTAATGGCCCTCTTACTGCTAGAGGAATATCTCAGTTGGCTCAAATACCCTACAATAGAACCTACGATGTTTTGACATCTCTTAAGGAAAGGGGATTTGTTGAGGAACTGGAAGGTAAGACAAGAACATTTGTTGCAGTTGAGCCCGAAATAGCTTTTCACCGCTACAGTAAGTCGCTAAGGGAGCTGATTGACGAAATTAAAAAGTTTGCCGAAGATATGAAGGTAGAGAGGAAAAAGTATGCAATATGGAGATTTTCTTCTCCAGAAGAGGCCATATTAAGCCTAAAAAACATGATGCAAGACACAAAGTTTGAATTCACATTATTAGCACCTTCTGATTTCATTTCAGGAATTAAAGACGAATTGGAGGTACTTTTAAACAGAGGAATTACTGTCTCAATATACACTAACGAAGAAGTTAGCATACCTACCAATGGAAACTTATTTGTTAGGAGAACTAACAAAACTGGACATATTATTGCTATGAATGATATCAGGGAGGTTTTAGTTTCCCCCAGCCTCGTTTTTAACGTTGGTGAGGAACTCCCCTCGGGATTCAAATCAAACTTTCCTGAGATAATTTTCTCGTATTATATCTACCTCAGGGACATTTTTGAAGAATCCACTCTTATTTCCTCCGTTTTGAAAAGAAACAAAGAGATAAAATTTGCGATATATTTTCATGCCCTCCAGACTATTGAGCAATTGTTCACTGAGGGAGTTGAATTTGATGCTGAAGTTTACACTACCTCAGGGGAGACACTCAAAGGAAAGGTGCTTGATTTTACTAGCACCAAAATAATAAACAATTTACTCTTAGACACAGGAAAAAGAAAAGTTCTTGTCGGAGGGCCATTTTCGATACTTGAGGACTATGAAGAGGTAGGAATTATCCTTTACCCAAAGAACGTTCAAACGAGTAAAGAGAGGAGGTGA
- a CDS encoding ribosome biogenesis/translation initiation ATPase RLI — protein sequence MRIAVIDYDKCNPDKCGHFLCERVCPVNRMGGEAIIIDEDNYKPIIQEASCTGCGICVHKCPFNAITIVNLPEELEEGCVHRYGVNGFALYRLPVLKEGMVVGILGPNGTGKTTAVRILSGEIIPNLCGSNDSWDNVIRMFRGNELQNYFEKLKEGNIKKVVKPQYVDLIPKVVKGKVRDLLQKADEKGILEKLVEELELSNILDREIQHLSGGELQRVAIAAAMARDADFYFFDEPSSYLDIRQRLKVARAIRKLAEEGKSVMVVEHDLAVLDYLSDIIHIVYGKPGAYGIFSMPKGTRVGINAFLEGYLPEENVRFRPYQIRFTKLSERHSQAGDILVEYPRLVKDYGSFRLEAEGGELYKGEVVSIVGPNGIGKTTFVKMLAGVEEPTEGKVEWELKVSYKPQYIKADYEGTVYELLSKIDATKLMSNFYKTELLNPLGIPELYDRTVNDLSGGELQRVAIAACLLRDADLYLLDEPSAYLDVEQRLAVSRAIRHLMEKNEKTALVVEHDVLMIDYISDRIMVFEGEPGKHGRALPPMGMREGMNRFLANVGITFRRDPDTGRPRANKEGSVKDREQKEIGEYYYVSE from the coding sequence ATGAGGATCGCGGTCATCGATTACGACAAGTGTAATCCCGACAAGTGCGGTCATTTCCTGTGTGAGAGGGTATGTCCAGTAAATAGAATGGGTGGAGAAGCTATAATCATCGACGAAGACAACTATAAGCCCATTATTCAAGAGGCAAGCTGTACTGGGTGTGGGATATGCGTCCACAAATGTCCCTTCAATGCTATAACGATAGTTAACCTCCCAGAGGAGCTGGAAGAAGGGTGTGTACACAGATACGGAGTTAACGGCTTTGCCCTCTACAGATTACCAGTGCTCAAGGAAGGCATGGTAGTTGGTATCTTGGGCCCAAACGGTACCGGTAAGACCACTGCTGTTAGAATACTCTCTGGAGAAATTATCCCTAACCTCTGCGGTTCCAACGACAGCTGGGACAATGTCATAAGGATGTTCAGGGGAAATGAGCTCCAGAACTACTTTGAAAAGCTCAAAGAGGGCAACATAAAGAAGGTAGTTAAACCCCAGTACGTTGACTTAATCCCCAAGGTCGTTAAAGGGAAGGTAAGAGACCTCCTTCAGAAAGCAGATGAAAAGGGTATTCTGGAGAAGCTCGTCGAGGAGCTTGAGCTTTCAAATATCCTAGACAGGGAAATTCAACATTTGAGCGGTGGTGAATTGCAAAGGGTTGCGATAGCGGCAGCCATGGCAAGGGATGCAGATTTCTACTTCTTTGACGAGCCGTCTTCATATCTTGACATAAGGCAGAGGCTTAAAGTTGCAAGAGCAATTAGAAAACTTGCAGAAGAAGGGAAATCCGTTATGGTCGTTGAGCACGATTTAGCGGTTCTTGACTATTTGAGCGACATCATTCACATAGTCTATGGTAAGCCCGGAGCATATGGTATCTTTTCAATGCCCAAAGGAACCAGAGTCGGTATAAACGCCTTCTTGGAGGGCTATCTCCCCGAGGAAAACGTAAGGTTCAGGCCTTACCAAATAAGGTTCACAAAGCTCAGCGAGAGGCACAGTCAAGCTGGAGATATTCTTGTAGAGTATCCAAGACTAGTTAAAGACTATGGAAGCTTTAGGCTCGAAGCAGAGGGGGGAGAGCTGTACAAGGGAGAAGTTGTGAGCATAGTGGGGCCTAACGGTATAGGTAAGACAACTTTCGTAAAAATGCTGGCTGGAGTTGAAGAACCAACGGAAGGGAAAGTAGAATGGGAGCTCAAAGTGAGTTACAAGCCCCAGTATATAAAAGCCGACTACGAAGGGACAGTTTATGAGCTCTTAAGTAAAATCGATGCTACAAAGCTCATGAGCAACTTCTACAAAACCGAGCTTCTCAATCCTCTGGGAATTCCAGAGCTCTACGATAGAACCGTAAACGACCTAAGTGGTGGTGAATTGCAAAGGGTAGCAATAGCTGCCTGCCTGTTAAGGGATGCCGATTTATACCTTCTCGACGAGCCCTCCGCTTATCTCGACGTCGAGCAGAGGTTGGCGGTTTCAAGGGCTATAAGGCATTTAATGGAAAAGAACGAGAAAACCGCACTTGTAGTTGAGCACGATGTGCTGATGATAGATTACATAAGCGACCGCATAATGGTATTTGAAGGCGAGCCAGGCAAACACGGTAGGGCTCTACCTCCAATGGGTATGAGAGAAGGAATGAACAGGTTTTTAGCAAACGTGGGCATAACCTTCAGGAGAGACCCAGACACTGGAAGGCCGAGGGCAAATAAAGAGGGAAGCGTCAAGGACAGAGAACAGAAGGAGATAGGGGAGTACTACTACGTGAGTGAATAG
- a CDS encoding glycosyltransferase, whose product MKVAMITPHGDPLGKLGEPDTGGQCVYVKELSKHLGKLGVKVDIFTRQRGGRKGIEHINENVRVIRIECGPEGFIPKEKLMPYLPEFTDRVSEYFEREAYDVIHTHYWDGGFVGMELKKRHGAKMVHTSHSLGILKAKALGDFEPYKERIELEKKIYETSDAIVATTEIEKNDIATLYEIPREKIHVIPIGVDTAFYRPMGEKGELKRELGLPDVPLVFALARLDPRKGLDLLIKSVPYIREYYSGDFLVLISTGTGAKEEEKEMNKLLNLIESLGVKEHVKIIPAIEPITMVPRYYSAADVFVLPSPYEPFGIVMLEAMACKAPIVATKFGGPAEVLQDGYDGFLVDPKDSREMGKKIALLLEDNELRKIFAERAYQKVREKYSWKVVAKEMRSLYQKL is encoded by the coding sequence ATGAAGGTTGCCATGATAACTCCCCATGGTGACCCGCTCGGAAAGCTCGGCGAACCCGACACGGGCGGGCAATGTGTTTACGTCAAGGAGCTCAGCAAACACCTCGGAAAGCTCGGAGTTAAAGTGGACATATTCACGAGGCAGAGGGGCGGAAGAAAGGGGATAGAGCACATAAACGAGAACGTTAGGGTCATCAGGATAGAGTGCGGGCCCGAGGGATTCATCCCCAAGGAAAAGCTCATGCCGTACCTCCCGGAGTTCACGGACAGGGTCTCGGAGTACTTCGAGAGGGAAGCCTATGACGTCATTCACACCCACTACTGGGACGGCGGCTTCGTTGGGATGGAGCTCAAGAAGCGCCACGGGGCCAAAATGGTGCACACCTCCCACTCGCTCGGGATACTAAAGGCGAAGGCCTTAGGAGACTTCGAGCCCTATAAGGAGAGGATAGAGCTCGAAAAGAAGATCTACGAGACGAGCGACGCTATAGTAGCAACGACCGAGATTGAAAAGAACGACATAGCAACCCTCTACGAGATACCAAGAGAAAAAATCCACGTGATTCCCATAGGCGTGGACACAGCATTTTACAGGCCGATGGGAGAGAAGGGAGAGCTGAAGAGGGAACTCGGCCTCCCGGACGTCCCTCTGGTGTTTGCACTAGCGAGGCTCGACCCGAGGAAGGGGCTCGACCTCCTCATAAAGAGCGTCCCGTACATAAGGGAATACTACTCGGGGGACTTCCTCGTGCTCATAAGCACAGGCACCGGGGCGAAGGAAGAGGAGAAGGAGATGAACAAGCTCTTGAACCTCATCGAGAGCCTCGGGGTGAAGGAGCACGTCAAGATAATCCCCGCCATAGAGCCCATTACCATGGTTCCTAGGTACTACTCCGCGGCGGACGTCTTCGTATTGCCCTCCCCCTACGAGCCCTTCGGGATAGTCATGCTCGAGGCAATGGCATGCAAGGCCCCCATAGTCGCCACCAAGTTCGGCGGCCCGGCGGAGGTTCTCCAGGACGGATACGACGGCTTTCTCGTTGACCCGAAGGACTCAAGGGAGATGGGGAAGAAAATAGCACTACTTCTTGAGGATAATGAATTACGGAAAATCTTCGCAGAAAGGGCTTACCAAAAAGTCAGAGAAAAGTACTCGTGGAAGGTTGTTGCTAAAGAAATGCGCAGTCTCTATCAAAAGCTGTGA
- a CDS encoding carbohydrate kinase family protein produces the protein MLDVLSIGEVLVDLKIIDSKLSMHTGGSCLNVAFYASQAGARSSFIGTIGNDFLGDYIIRELNELEFKPMLSVVDSNTTLVLIKTEKESPIPVIYRDADRFITKEQVEKNWKDAKIVHTSAFALSLFPSKEVILEVLKEAKENGALISIDPNYRREIWKRWGADEKALLEAISLADFVKPSLDDAKELFGTKDPIDVLQNFKKLGANNVILSMGSKGVLALTEDGKFIQIPAKKVKLVDPTGAGDSLLGTVLAKLSQGYDMEEAIWFGVEVASEVVSREGTLVKVR, from the coding sequence ATGCTCGATGTACTTTCAATTGGAGAAGTATTGGTTGACCTGAAAATTATAGACAGTAAGCTTAGCATGCACACTGGTGGTTCTTGCCTCAATGTTGCTTTTTATGCTAGTCAGGCAGGGGCTCGTTCTTCCTTTATAGGTACCATAGGCAACGACTTCTTGGGAGATTATATAATAAGGGAACTCAACGAGCTTGAGTTTAAGCCCATGCTTTCAGTCGTCGACAGCAATACAACTTTGGTACTAATAAAGACCGAGAAAGAAAGTCCTATCCCAGTAATCTACAGAGATGCTGATAGGTTTATAACAAAAGAACAGGTAGAAAAGAACTGGAAAGACGCGAAGATTGTGCATACTTCTGCTTTTGCCCTCTCCCTTTTTCCTTCTAAAGAAGTGATTTTAGAAGTCTTAAAAGAAGCCAAGGAAAATGGGGCCCTAATCTCCATTGATCCCAACTATAGAAGGGAGATCTGGAAAAGATGGGGAGCTGATGAAAAAGCTCTGCTTGAAGCAATTTCGCTTGCGGACTTTGTTAAGCCTTCTCTTGATGATGCAAAGGAGCTCTTTGGAACCAAGGATCCAATAGATGTCTTACAAAATTTTAAGAAGCTCGGAGCAAATAATGTTATCCTCAGTATGGGCTCTAAGGGAGTCTTGGCTCTAACGGAGGATGGAAAATTTATTCAAATACCCGCCAAGAAAGTTAAGTTAGTCGATCCTACTGGTGCGGGTGATTCTCTCCTGGGAACAGTGTTGGCAAAGCTTTCACAAGGATATGACATGGAAGAAGCTATATGGTTTGGAGTAGAAGTTGCTTCGGAGGTAGTTAGTAGAGAAGGAACATTGGTAAAGGTGAGGTAA
- a CDS encoding carbohydrate ABC transporter permease: MAIREFKQQLEAYMFLSPALIIMLSFLAYPVVYLVYISFFDWRGLGGKEFVFLENYKNILTNPEFWNVFKNTLVYLAGVVPTTMVISLFLAVFLNSKIRMRSIYRTSIFSPTAISFVATGIIWVWMFNTDYGLVNRVLEYFGISSIDWLRSTRWAMVAVIIATVWARVGYFMVIYLAGLQTIPEDYYEAASIDGANSLQRFIKITLPLLKPTHVLVLVMLTIFSFRDFDQIYAMTGGGPMMSTTTLAYYIYVLSFERFRFSQGATVAVILLILVLFVQYLQRKAFGEEAIY, from the coding sequence ATGGCAATCCGGGAATTCAAACAACAACTTGAAGCCTACATGTTTTTAAGCCCGGCACTTATAATCATGTTATCGTTTCTTGCTTATCCTGTAGTCTATTTAGTGTATATCAGTTTTTTTGACTGGAGAGGGCTAGGAGGTAAGGAATTCGTTTTTCTGGAGAATTATAAAAATATCTTGACAAATCCTGAATTTTGGAATGTATTTAAGAATACTCTGGTTTATTTGGCGGGAGTTGTCCCAACCACAATGGTAATATCCCTCTTTCTTGCTGTTTTCTTAAACTCAAAAATAAGAATGAGGAGCATATACAGAACATCAATATTCTCTCCAACTGCAATATCTTTTGTTGCTACAGGGATAATTTGGGTTTGGATGTTTAATACAGATTATGGTCTCGTTAATAGAGTTCTGGAGTATTTTGGAATTTCAAGTATAGACTGGCTTAGAAGTACACGGTGGGCTATGGTTGCCGTCATAATAGCGACGGTATGGGCAAGGGTTGGATATTTCATGGTCATTTATTTGGCAGGGCTTCAAACAATTCCCGAAGATTACTATGAAGCTGCCAGCATAGATGGTGCAAACTCACTTCAGAGGTTCATTAAAATAACACTGCCTCTGCTAAAGCCAACTCATGTGCTCGTTCTTGTTATGCTAACGATTTTCTCTTTCAGAGATTTCGACCAGATATATGCTATGACTGGAGGAGGCCCCATGATGTCAACTACAACGCTTGCGTATTACATATACGTGCTAAGCTTTGAGCGCTTTAGATTTTCCCAAGGAGCGACTGTGGCAGTGATACTCCTAATTCTTGTCCTCTTTGTTCAGTATCTCCAGAGAAAGGCGTTTGGGGAGGAGGCAATATATTGA
- a CDS encoding beta-ribofuranosylaminobenzene 5'-phosphate synthase family protein — MLIETPKRLHLGLIDPSGSLGRRFGSLGVALEGGYRIRVMPHDKLEIRASEEDTKTIRHAVDRMNQKFTTGFNYLIEVEKAIPRHVGLGSTTQLTLAVGLGIARLNSLRIEIEDLAHLLGRGKNSGAGIYAFKYGGFVIDGGVKGKISPLIIREEFPEEWGFLLIIPEAKRGFDEEEEKPIMQSVKGESSIAEKISHRVLLGLLPALKERNIEEFGKYLSEIQKLVGKHFEEYQGGEFREDVKLIMEFLNENTYGYGQSSWGPTVYGLIKRSEYGNIKAKAHDFLKEHGIRATIDLGIPRNRGATTVEENTYILRLINKVAQK, encoded by the coding sequence ATGTTAATCGAGACACCGAAGAGGCTACACTTGGGTTTGATAGATCCTTCCGGATCATTGGGGAGGAGATTTGGATCACTTGGAGTTGCCCTTGAGGGAGGGTACAGAATAAGGGTAATGCCCCATGATAAGCTTGAAATAAGGGCAAGTGAAGAGGACACTAAAACAATACGCCATGCTGTTGATAGAATGAATCAGAAATTTACAACGGGATTTAACTACCTCATTGAGGTTGAGAAAGCCATCCCAAGGCACGTCGGCTTAGGCTCCACTACTCAGCTAACGCTTGCTGTAGGATTGGGAATAGCAAGGCTTAACTCCCTTAGGATTGAAATCGAGGATCTGGCTCATCTTCTTGGCAGGGGAAAAAACTCTGGTGCTGGAATTTACGCTTTTAAGTACGGTGGGTTTGTGATAGACGGTGGTGTTAAAGGCAAAATTTCACCTTTAATTATCAGGGAGGAGTTTCCAGAGGAGTGGGGATTTCTCTTAATAATCCCGGAAGCAAAGAGGGGCTTTGACGAGGAGGAGGAAAAACCAATAATGCAGAGCGTGAAAGGAGAAAGCAGCATAGCGGAGAAAATCTCCCACAGAGTTCTTTTGGGACTGTTGCCGGCGTTAAAGGAGAGAAACATCGAAGAGTTTGGAAAGTATCTGAGTGAAATTCAAAAACTGGTTGGGAAGCATTTTGAAGAGTATCAAGGTGGAGAGTTCAGGGAGGACGTTAAGCTCATCATGGAGTTCCTGAATGAGAACACATACGGCTATGGACAAAGCTCCTGGGGACCAACGGTCTATGGACTGATAAAAAGGAGTGAATATGGGAATATAAAAGCAAAGGCTCATGATTTTCTCAAGGAGCATGGGATTAGAGCTACTATCGACTTAGGCATCCCAAGAAACAGGGGAGCAACAACCGTTGAAGAGAACACTTACATCTTGAGGCTCATTAACAAAGTTGCCCAGAAGTAG
- a CDS encoding ABC transporter substrate-binding protein: MRKLVFAVLLLGILGFSVIASGCIGGGKTTSTATQTQSSSQEEQKIIELEFWHGIEAPENQKVLEELVNKFMEKHPNIRIKIVNYGAQDKAVPKIMAAVQAGTPPDLVWLNPAQTGFFAEAGVLAPVEDFIKNDPSFNKDDIYEGLWELGTYKGKIYTAPFDTNNLAIYYNKELFREAGLDPEAYMGKALTWEEFRELARKLTKDKDGDGEIDQYGFMVPFGRYEWTVWTWEVFLWSAGGELLDENGKPAFASDAGVKALQYWVDLVYKDKVAKLSEPNAGYKLDDFFAGRVAMTINGPWNFPVLKEQNWLDKVGVMLMPYDKRIATNIGGENLFIFKTTPEREKAAWEFAKYIMSPEFQVTWALKTGYLPVCKSAAEDPEYKKFLEENPFIKIYVENLQYGKARPPVPQYPDMSAAIGEAIEAALLQKKDPAQALKEAQEKIMSLFSS; encoded by the coding sequence ATGAGAAAATTAGTGTTTGCCGTGTTGCTCCTTGGAATTTTGGGTTTTAGTGTAATAGCAAGTGGGTGCATTGGGGGTGGCAAAACAACTAGCACAGCAACACAAACACAGTCTTCAAGCCAAGAAGAACAGAAGATTATTGAACTCGAATTCTGGCATGGGATTGAAGCCCCAGAAAATCAAAAGGTTCTCGAAGAACTAGTCAACAAATTTATGGAGAAACACCCAAACATTAGGATAAAGATTGTCAACTATGGAGCCCAAGATAAGGCTGTTCCAAAGATTATGGCTGCTGTACAAGCAGGCACTCCTCCAGATCTTGTATGGTTGAACCCAGCCCAGACTGGCTTTTTTGCAGAAGCAGGAGTTTTAGCTCCTGTTGAGGATTTCATAAAGAACGACCCGTCATTTAACAAGGATGACATATACGAGGGGCTCTGGGAGCTTGGAACATACAAAGGAAAGATATATACGGCCCCCTTTGATACAAACAACTTGGCGATTTATTATAACAAAGAGCTCTTCAGAGAAGCAGGTCTCGACCCCGAGGCTTACATGGGTAAAGCCTTAACTTGGGAGGAATTTAGAGAACTTGCAAGAAAACTCACAAAGGACAAAGATGGAGACGGTGAAATAGATCAGTACGGCTTTATGGTTCCTTTTGGTAGATATGAGTGGACAGTCTGGACTTGGGAGGTTTTCTTATGGTCAGCAGGTGGAGAATTACTTGATGAAAATGGAAAACCTGCATTTGCAAGTGATGCTGGAGTTAAGGCACTTCAATACTGGGTCGATCTTGTTTACAAAGACAAAGTTGCTAAGCTTAGCGAACCCAATGCAGGTTACAAGCTAGATGACTTCTTTGCCGGAAGGGTTGCAATGACAATAAACGGACCTTGGAATTTCCCAGTCCTTAAAGAGCAAAATTGGCTCGACAAGGTAGGAGTTATGCTAATGCCCTACGACAAAAGAATTGCAACAAACATTGGTGGTGAGAACCTTTTCATCTTTAAAACTACACCTGAGAGAGAAAAAGCCGCTTGGGAATTTGCAAAATACATTATGAGTCCTGAATTCCAGGTCACATGGGCTTTAAAAACTGGGTACCTTCCAGTTTGTAAGAGCGCTGCAGAGGATCCAGAATACAAGAAATTCCTTGAGGAGAATCCCTTCATTAAGATTTATGTAGAAAACTTACAGTACGGAAAAGCTAGACCACCAGTTCCACAGTACCCAGATATGTCTGCCGCAATCGGTGAAGCAATTGAAGCAGCGCTACTTCAGAAAAAAGATCCCGCCCAAGCATTAAAAGAAGCACAGGAAAAAATAATGTCGTTATTTAGTTCTTGA
- a CDS encoding ABC transporter ATP-binding protein: protein MAGVRLVNVWKQFGEVTAVKNMNLDIKDGEFMILLGPSGCGKTTTLRMISGLEEPTKGQIYIGDKLVADPEKGVFIAPKDRDIAMVFQSYALYPHMTVYDNIAFPLKLRKVPKQEIDQRVREVAEMLGLTELLKRKPRELSGGQRQRVALGRAIVRKPQVFLMDEPLSNLDAKLRVKMRAELKKLQRQLGVTTIYVTHDQVEAMTMGDRIAVINAGELQQVGSPDEVYDKPANTFVAGFIGSPPMNFMDASITEDGFADFEEFKLKLLPEQVEVLREANLIGKEVIFGIRPEDLYDAVFAQVKVPGENLVRAVVEIVENLGSERIVHLRVGDVTFVGSFRSESRVKEGQEVDVVFDMRKAHVFNKKTGKAIL from the coding sequence ATGGCTGGTGTGAGGCTTGTTAACGTCTGGAAGCAGTTTGGGGAAGTCACCGCAGTCAAGAACATGAATTTAGACATTAAGGATGGCGAATTCATGATACTCCTCGGCCCAAGCGGTTGCGGTAAAACAACCACCCTGAGAATGATCTCAGGCTTAGAAGAGCCAACAAAAGGCCAAATCTACATTGGAGACAAACTCGTCGCAGATCCGGAAAAAGGAGTCTTCATCGCACCCAAGGATAGGGACATCGCCATGGTCTTCCAGAGCTACGCGCTTTACCCCCACATGACGGTTTACGACAACATTGCTTTTCCACTCAAGCTAAGAAAAGTCCCAAAGCAAGAAATCGATCAAAGAGTTAGAGAAGTCGCGGAAATGCTCGGCTTAACAGAACTACTCAAAAGAAAACCCAGGGAATTAAGCGGAGGACAGAGGCAGAGAGTAGCCCTCGGGAGGGCCATCGTGAGGAAACCCCAGGTCTTTCTCATGGACGAGCCGTTAAGCAACCTGGACGCTAAACTTAGGGTGAAAATGCGCGCCGAATTGAAAAAACTCCAGAGGCAATTAGGCGTCACGACAATTTACGTAACCCACGATCAAGTTGAAGCAATGACCATGGGCGACAGGATTGCCGTCATCAACGCTGGCGAGTTACAGCAAGTCGGTTCGCCGGATGAGGTTTATGATAAGCCCGCAAACACTTTCGTGGCAGGCTTCATCGGCTCGCCTCCGATGAACTTCATGGACGCGAGCATTACCGAAGACGGTTTCGCCGACTTTGAAGAATTCAAACTCAAGCTCCTCCCAGAGCAGGTGGAGGTTCTCAGGGAGGCCAACCTCATCGGTAAGGAAGTTATCTTCGGCATTCGCCCGGAGGATCTCTACGATGCAGTGTTTGCTCAGGTGAAGGTTCCTGGGGAGAATTTGGTTAGGGCTGTGGTTGAGATTGTGGAGAATTTGGGTAGTGAGAGGATTGTGCATTTGCGTGTTGGTGATGTGACTTTTGTTGGCTCTTTCAGGTCGGAGTCGAGAGTTAAGGAGGGTCAGGAGGTTGACGTGGTCTTCGACATGCGGAAGGCGCACGTCTTCAACAAGAAAACCGGAAAAGCAATTTTGTAA
- a CDS encoding carbohydrate ABC transporter permease — protein sequence MKWKNIVIHGIILVVVIIVLIPIIWTFFTSLKDPIEIAQGGLLPKVWHWENYKLAWAQGEFPRKFLNSLIVAFTVTLGQVITSAMAGYALARMEFKGKDLIFSIAIATMLLSEQIIIVPLYLILAKLGWIDSYRGLAIPWFFNGFGVFLFRQFFLTIPRDIEEAAIVDGASRFRILWQIMLPLATPAVLTLSMFTFIAEWNSLFKWLILTKSPEIRNVQLGLIIFQEQFIAQYHLLTAATILVSLPSILLFLIGQRYYIKGIATTGVKG from the coding sequence ATGAAGTGGAAAAATATTGTAATTCACGGGATTATTTTGGTCGTGGTTATAATAGTCTTAATCCCAATCATATGGACATTTTTCACATCACTCAAAGACCCGATAGAGATCGCTCAAGGGGGGCTATTGCCCAAAGTATGGCACTGGGAAAATTATAAGCTGGCATGGGCCCAAGGTGAGTTTCCAAGAAAGTTCCTAAACAGTTTAATAGTAGCTTTCACAGTAACGCTGGGTCAGGTTATAACATCGGCAATGGCCGGATATGCCCTTGCCAGAATGGAATTCAAAGGCAAAGACCTGATATTCAGTATTGCAATAGCAACAATGCTTCTTTCAGAGCAGATAATTATTGTACCCTTGTACCTAATATTGGCAAAATTAGGATGGATCGACAGTTACAGGGGACTTGCAATTCCATGGTTTTTTAATGGATTTGGTGTGTTCTTATTCAGGCAGTTCTTTTTAACAATTCCAAGGGACATAGAAGAAGCTGCTATAGTAGATGGAGCTTCGAGATTTAGGATACTTTGGCAGATAATGCTTCCGCTAGCAACTCCTGCAGTGTTAACGCTTTCAATGTTCACGTTTATAGCAGAATGGAATTCTCTTTTCAAATGGCTAATCTTAACAAAATCTCCGGAGATAAGAAACGTACAGCTAGGCCTTATTATCTTCCAAGAGCAATTTATAGCCCAGTATCATCTCTTAACTGCCGCAACAATACTTGTATCACTTCCCTCGATACTACTGTTCCTCATCGGCCAGAGGTACTACATCAAGGGTATTGCTACAACAGGAGTTAAGGGGTGA